TGGCCCGGAGTTCCTCGCGGCGGTCAATGAAGGGCGCGACGACCTCGTTGAGGTAGTGGTGGTAGCGCTGGGGGTCCAGCGCCTCGACGCGCAGCCCGTAGCGCCGCATGACGGTGGTCTTGCGCGCCTGGTCGATGATGGCGGCGAGCAGGTGGGACTTGCCGGTGGAGGAGGCGCCGACCAGCCCGATGCGAACCGGCTCGGTGCCGAACATCGGGTAGCGGTCGGGGAGTTCGTGCTGCGGTACGTCGTCGTTGCCCGGGCAGACCACATAGGTGCGGGCGAGCTGGGCGTTGCGCTCGGCGTCCGAGTGGACGGGCAGGTCCCGCTCGGGCACCATCTCGCCGGACGCGTCGAGGACCACCCGCTCGGCCGTGTCCCAGTTCAGCGCCCGCAGGCACATCGGGCACTCGACGGCGCCGAGGGCGCGGAGCGGACGGTCCGGGAGGATCCGCAGGCGCTGTCCCACCCGCCGCCACCACACCGGTGGTCCTGCGGCGGCGCTGACATGCCGTTTGGCCCGCAGGCTCCCGGCGCCGCTTGCCTGCCGGGCGCGCAGGGCGCGGAACTCCTCGCGGGCGTGGGCCTCGCGCGCCCGTTCCCGCTCCGCGAGCGGGCGCTCCAGCAGTCCTTGCGGGGCGTCGCCTTCGGCCAGCCTGCGGGCCAGTTCGCGGGCGGGCGGGGTCACCGTGGAGCCCAGCGGGAACGCCGAGCGGAGCAGGTCCTGGAGCCAGTCCTCATGGCCCTGCGCGACCAGGTTGTGGACGCGCGGGTTGGAGACGCCGCGCGGCAGGGTCTCGCCGGTGGCCATCCAGAACGCCACCAGCGCGGCACTGAGCACGTCCTGGTCGGCGGAGGCGAGCAGCCCGGGCCGGAAGCCGGGCGCGTCCCAGTCGGTGACCGGCCGGTCGGGCAGGGGCTCGGTGGCGTACACCGCGCCTTCCAGTCCGGCCAGTTGGAGGCCCTCGGCCTCGTCCCACCACAGGTGTTCGGGGCTGATCCGGCCGTGCACGAGCCGGGCCTTGTGCAGTGCGGCGACGGCCTCGAAGAGGTCCTGGACGACCCTGCGCAGTCTCGGTCCGTGCAGCCGGTCCGGGGAGGCGAAGCCGGCCAGGCGTTCACCGCGGCAGTCGAGGATCAGCTTGTGCGGGCGCTCCGAGGGGTCGTAGGCGAGGACATGGGCGAGCTGCCGGGGCACCTGCGAGCCGTGGAAGTCGGCCACACTGCCGAAGAGTTCGGCGTGGCGGCGCATCTGCCGCTCGGCGTCGGGCCCCACCGCCTCCTGCACCATGACCGGATGCCGGCCGGGCATCCGGCGGTAGCGCCGCACCCGGAAGGGAGGCAGGTCGAACCGGGCGTGTTCCCCCGTCTCCGCCTCGAGGTCGAAGACCGCCTCTTCTCCGTCGCCGGAGCCGGGCCGTCGCCCCCGGAACTCCACCACCCCCGCGTCTCCTCCCCGTCGAACCGCGTGGAAGACCAACTATCACAGAACGTTGCCCGGCCGGGCCCTGCTTCAGGCAGAGCATCCGGATGAGTGCACCTGCCCTCCACATTCTCCTGACGGCTGATCAACTTCGGTTGGTGGAAGCCGAGTCGGAGATCGGTCCCGGCCGGTACAGTCGAGGCACGACGGGAGGGGGCGCCCATGGCGGCACTGACGGCTGTGCGGTTGCACCGCGACGGAGTACTGCGTGTCGTCGCCACCCTCTACGAGGACGCCACCGACGCCAAGCAGCTCCTCTACCGCCTGGGCGCGGACCCGTCGCGGCTGCCGCAGTTCGGGGGCGCCCAGGCGCCGCTCAGCACCTGGTTCGCGGTCTGCCGACTGATCGAGAACGGGGCGTTCGGGTTCACCCTGGAGGACCTGCTCGCGGAAGCCGCCCAGGACTATCCGGGCAACCCGGTCCTGCGCTCGGTGACGGCCGGTCCCGCCGCCCCGCCGGACGAGCCGGCCCTCCTCGTCCCGCCGGACGAACTCACGGTCCTGTGCCTGCTCGCGGGGCCGAAGGAGGAGTCGCGGCTCCAACTGCGCCTGGAATACCGCACCATCGAGGAGGCCGCCCGCCGGGGCAGCCGTCGCGCCCTCGACATCCGGCTGTCGGCGGCGACCCGGCGCCAGGACGTGATCCCGGCGCTCACCGAACACAAGCCGGACGTCCTGCACTTCGGCGGACACGGCGCGCCGAGCGGCCACCTGCTCCTCGAGGAGGACGACGGCTCGGTCGCCCCGGTCGCCGCCGAGGCCCTCGCCGCGGTCCTGCACGCCGTGGGCGGAGTGAGCGTGGTCGTGCTCAACGCCTGTCATCTGGGCCGCTACGCGAAGGTGCTCGCCCCGCACGCGCAGGAGGTCATCGGCTCCCCGGAGCGGCTCGCGGACCAGGACGCGCTGGCCTTCTGCCGGGACTACTACGCGGCGCTGGCCCTCGGCGCGTCCTGGGAGGGCGCCTTCGACCGGGGCCGGGCGGGCGTCGGCCTCGGCCCGCGCGGGCTGCCGGACCTGCGGCGCGAGGTGCGAGCCCGGGAGGGCGACACGGTATGACGGACCCGCGGCCCCGCACCGTGAGCGTGCACGTCCCCCAGGGCGTGAACGTGGCCGAGCGGCGCCGCCGCAGCCAGGAGCGGGAGCGCGCCCAGACGCGGGCGGAGACCGTCGGCGGACCGAGCCCGGCGGCGTACGACTTCCTGCTCGGCCAGGCGGGCGGGAGCCGCGAGTCGGACGCCCTGCCGGGCTGGGACGACGACGAGCCCGGCGAGGAGGTCACCGTCGTCACCTCGCAGTTGCTGCGCAAACTCGGCTCGGCGGGCACCACCTGCCCCGTCTGCCACCACTCCTTCCGGCTGGGCGAGCAGATCTCCATCGAGCGCGCGGAGACCGGCCCCGGCGTCGTGCTCAAGCACCGCAGCCGACTGCTCGACTGCCTCAACCCCGAGGCGGGCGCGCAGACTTCCGCGACGGCCGCGCTGTTCCACTCGGGGCTCGACGAGGCCAACCCGCCGCCACCGGAACTGTCCACCGTACGGCTGCAGGGCGACCACCCCCTGCTGCGGCTCCACCCGGGTCCGGGCGGCGGAGCGCACACCCGGCACCGGTGCTGGGTGTGCGGCCACACCTTCCGCCCGGACGAGGTGGTCATCCACTGCACCTGCTCGCCGCACGCTCCGACCTGCGCGAGCGCCGTCCACCGGGACCCCGACCACGGCCTGGTCTGCTACGACGACTGGAAGGCGCAGCATCCGGGGGTGCCGTGTCTGATGCTCAACTCCCTGCGGGACACCCGGTGACCGGGGACCGGTTCGCGCGGCACGCCCTGATCCCCGGCTGGGACCAGAAGCGGCTCGCCGGGGCGACGGTCGTGCTGGCGGGCGCCGGGGCGCTGGGCAACACCGTGGCTCAGACGCTCGCCCTGTCCGGTCTGGGCCGGCTGGTGGTGTGCGACCCGGACACGGTCGCCGTCAGCAACCTCAGCCGCTGTCCGCTGTTCCGTGCGGCGGACGTGGGCCGGCCCAAGGCGCGCGTCCTCGCTCGGGCGCTGACGGACCTGGCGCCCGACACGGTGGTGGACGCGCGCGAGGCGCCGCATGTCTCGGGTGCCGGGCTGGCCGAACTGCGCGCGGCCGACCTGGTGGTGGGCGCGCTGGACAGCCGGGCGGCCCGGATCGCGCTGGCCGGGCGGTGCACGCTCGCCGGGACGGGCATGCTCGACGGCGGCACGCACGCGTGGGGCGGCGAGGTCGCCTGGTTCCCGCCGGGCGGACGCTGCTGGGCCTGCGGCCTCGGTCCGGCCGAGCGAGCGGTGCAGGACGACCCCTGGTCGTGCGCGGCACCCGGTCCGGCCGGTGCGGTGGGCGCCTCGGCCCCAGTGTCCGCGCTGGTCGGCACCTGGCTGGCCGACTTCGCCGTACGACTGCTGCTCGGGCTGTCCGTGCCGGACGCGCCGCTGCGGATCGACGCCGCCGGTCTGGCCGTACCGCTGTCCGGGACCGCGCCGCGCGACCGGCCCGACCCCGGCTGCCCGTTGCACGAGCGGCTTCCCGACGGGGTTCCGGTGCTGCCGCTGGACCACGGGGCCACGGTGGCCGAGCTGTTGGACCACGTGGACATGCGCGAAGAGCCCCTCACCTGGGCAGGATTCAGCAGGCCGGTGCGGCGGCGGGCGGCGGTGCCCGCCGTCACCTCCCGGCTGCGGTCCGCGCCCGCCTCGGCGCGGCTGAGCGCACTGGGGGTGGCGCCGCGCGAAGTGCTGCCCGTGGCCCGGCGGGACGGATCGGGGCTGCGGTACGTCGAGTTGGCCGCGACCGCGGCTGAACCGGTGGGTGCGCCGGGCGAGTCGGGCCAGGAACGCCGCGCGACAACGGAGGGTGCCGGGTGAGGGACGAGCTGTACAACGAGCTGGAGCGGGTGATCAACCCCCGGGAGGGCGAGATCATCCTGCGGACCATCGGTTTCCCGGAGAGCCGGCTGCCGTCGGTGGACGCGACGTCACGGGTCTACTGGTCCGAGGCGCGCCGTCTGATCGACGCGGGCGTGCTCGTGGACGGCGAGGCCCAGCTGGCCCGCGCGGTGCACAACGAGTACCCGGGCAACGCCCTGTTCCGGGCCTCGGTCGAGGCGCTGGAGCCGGTCACCGAGCCGCCGACGCCGCCCCGCGCCGAGCCGCACGCCACGCACCCGGGCTCGGCGGGCCCCTCCGGTGCGGAGCGGTATCCCACGCTGGTCTTCGTGTGCAGCACCCACCACGCCGCGTTCATCCACGAGGTGCGCGAAGTCGACCCCCAGGCCGAGATGTTCTTCGTCAGCCAGGGCGAGGAGGCCCAGGTCGGACAGATCGCGATGTCGCTGACGTACGAACTGGCGCCCGGTCAGATCGACGCGCTGCGCGGGCGGTTGGTCGGCGCGGGTGCCCCGGCGGACCTGGAGCTCCTCCAGGAGGTGTACGACCACCGCCCCTATCTGCTGGAGGCGCTCCGGGTCAACGGCCCCGACCAGCAGCCCTACGACCTGGCGGGCGTGCCCTCGATCACGCCGGTGCGGGACATCGCCGCCGCCGTGCTCGCCCACTACGAGGGCCGCATGGGGCGCCGCCCGCGTACCGTCGTCGACCACCAGCAGCCGGACGGCAGCTTCCGTCGCCTCGACCCGGCGCAGTCCCTGCACGAAGCGGGGGTGCGCGAGGGCGAGACCCTCAACGTCTATCCCGAAGCCACCGCCGGCAACGCCCAGTTGCGGATGCAGGCGATCATCCGGGTCCGCGAGGAGATGCAGCGCTACGCGGACCAGCACGCGGACTTCGAGATCGTCGACACGGACGACCCGGAGTTCCCCACCGACTACGAGATCCGCTTCAAGGGATCCGGTCTGCGCCTTCCCGACCAGCAGAACGCGAACACCTTCCCGCGCCCGGAACTGCAGGAGAGGCACAACGCGCTGATCCTGCTGGGCCCGGACTTCCCGCTGGTCGCCCCGGCCGTCTTCTGGCTGAGCCCGATCTTCCACCCCAACATCAAGGGGCCCGATCCGCAGTACCCCCAGGCCGAAGGGGCCGTCTGTCTGGGGGTGCTGGCGCACTCCTGGCGTCCGGCCCTGGACTTCGGCCAGCTGTGCCAGATGCTCGTGGACATGGCTGGGTATCGTAACTACGAGATCACGGACAGTTTCAACCCGATCGCGGCTTATTGGGCCCAGACCGAGGAAGGTGCGGCCATGATCGAGGCCATCGGGGGCAAGCCGCCGATGGCGGCCCCGCCTCCCGAGGACGGCGCCCTGCGCGTCGGCGCCCTGCGGATAAGGCCCACGGACGGGGTGGCCGATGGCACTTGACATCGAGCTGTTCCGGGGCGAGTCACGGCAACTGGTGCGCACCGAGGCCCTGATCTCACTGCTGAAGCCGGCCTTCGCGGCGGAGACGGCCCCGTTCAAGGGCAACGCGCGCTTCGTCCTGATGCTGCGCAACGACCCCGGCCCCGACACCTACGAGGGAGACCCGCACCTCACCAATCTCCGTGCCGACTTCGGGTACATCCATGTCAAGATCCACATGGAGGGACGCGTGGTCCACCAGAAGCCCTACTCCGTGAACAGTCTCGTCGGCCCGATCCTCGCCCGGCTGGCCCGTGAGCTCGCCCCGGAGGAGCGCCGGTGGGCGTTCCGTATCGCGGGGCTGCCCTCGCCCGAGGACGATGACTCGGCCCAGCGGCTGCCTCCGGTGGTGGACGGCACGGACGACATCGACACCTCCCGCTCCACCCGGCTGGCGTTCGGCATCCGTCCGGCGGCCGAACCCCAGATCCCGCTGCTGGACCTCGCCGAGTACGGGATCGAACTGACCGATACCGAGGCACCGGTGACCGTGCTGCTCGGCGCCGGGGTGCGGCGGCGGCTGATGGAGATGGAGCTGTCGACCGAGATCGAGGAGGGCGGCTTCCTGGTCGGGCGGGCCTTCCGGCGGGCGGACGTCCCGGAGCTGCACGCGGTCATCGTCGACGAGGTGCTCCCGGCCGAGCACTCGGGGGCCTCGCTGATGCACTTCACGTTCACCGGGGACTCGTTCGGCGCGATGAACCGCACCCTCGGCGACCGTCAGCTGGTCGGCTGGTACCACACGCACCTGTTCCAGACCGAACGCACCATCGGCCTCTCCCGCACCGACATCGACCTGCACCGGGACACCTTCCGGCGCCCCTGGCAGGTGGCCGCCCTCATCAACCTCACCTCGCGTCGGCGGGTGCTGACCTGCTACGCCTCCTCCGACGACTGGATGGCCCCCTGTCCGATCCGGAACCTCGATGACGACGCTGACAAGCACCGTAGTACGCATCCTTCACTGGGCCATCACTGAACCGGCGCCCGGCGGCACACCCTCACCGCCCCCCACCACCTCGGCCCGGCCGCACGGGACCGCGGACGACCCCGTCGCCCTGCTGGAGCGGCTGGCCCGGGTCACGGCGGCCCGGCTGCGACTGTCCGACCCGCCGCTCGGCGATCGCGGGCCGACCGGCCTGGAGCCGCTGATGGTCGCCGCCGCGCTGGCTCTGCGGGACGACCCGGCGACCGCCCGCCAGGCGGTGTTCGGGGTGAACGGCACAGGTACCGTACGGGATCTGATGTGCCGTCATGGCCTGGTGGGCCGGGCGCTGTCGGCGACGCCGGTCGACGCCGAGCTGCGGGCGGACCTGCTGCGCGCCTCCCCCCTCACCGCGCTCTTCGACGACCCTCCGCCCGACGCGCGGGAGCAGTGCGGTCAGCTCCTCGACCGGTTCCTCGACCACCCCGAGGGCCGGCGTACGGCGGTCGCGGCCCTCGCGGCACCGCCGCCCTCACCCGAGACCGCCCGCCACCGCGCGGCGCTGCTGCGCCGGTTCCGCTTCACCCCGGGGGAGAGAACAGTCGTGTACGAGGTGTACGAGACGGCACTGCTGCACCACGGCGAGCACTACCGCCGACTCACCGACGACATACGGCAGTTGGTTGGCGACAGCCCGGCCCGGCTGCTGGAGGACGACACGCGCGGACAGTGGGCGCGGGCCACGCTCGACTGGTGGGAACCCCTGGCCGTCCTGGCCCGCCGCCACCCCGGGGAACTGCGCCGCCGCAGGATGCTCGAGGGGTATCGCACGGGCGTGGGACTGCACCGTGTCTACGGCCGGGTGCGGGAGTTCGAGGGACTGCGCGAGGTGCTGGACCGATGACCCGACCCCTGCGCCTGGCCACCGCGGACCACGACGGCCGGATGGACCTGCTCGGCGCCTCGGGCGACCGCCCGCTGCGGGAGGTGCTGGCCTCGTGCGAGGTGTGGCTCCTGGACCCGCTGGACGCGGAGCTGCTGGAGCGGCCCTGGTCGGAGTTCGGTCCGGACGTCCGGCTGCGCACCGAACTCGCCCCGGGGACACCGCTGTTCGCGCCGCCGGGCGTACGGTCACTCGTCAAGGACGAGCCGCCACCGCCGGACACGGGGGTCGAGTCCCCCACCGAACCCGGTCCCGCCACCGGTGCCGAGTCCCCCACCGGTCCCGAACCGGCCGCCCACCCGGAGAAGATCACCGACGCCGAGGCCGTCCGGCTCGCCTACTACCCGCACATCGAGGCCGTCGCCTCCCTGCTGCGCAGCGGACTGCCCGTCCTCGTCATCAGCGAGAAGCTCGTCGTGACCCACCTGTGGCAGGAGATGGTCACCCTCGCCGAGTGCCGCGGCATCCGCCTCGACGACGACTCCCCCGAGGACAGCGCCGGCCGCCCCTCCGACGATCCGGTCGCGGACATGTCCGGCGCGTCGATGAACACCCGCCAGCGGCGGCTGGCCCGACTCCGCGCCCAGCTCGAGGAGTTGAAGGAGGGCGACGTCATCGTCCTCACCCACCTCGACCTGCTGGCCGGCAGCGCGGACCTCGGCCGGCACGCCGAGGCCCGCGAACTGGTCGAGCTGCTGTACGCCTTCC
Above is a window of Streptomyces sp. NBC_00490 DNA encoding:
- a CDS encoding effector-associated domain EAD1-containing protein, whose protein sequence is MAALTAVRLHRDGVLRVVATLYEDATDAKQLLYRLGADPSRLPQFGGAQAPLSTWFAVCRLIENGAFGFTLEDLLAEAAQDYPGNPVLRSVTAGPAAPPDEPALLVPPDELTVLCLLAGPKEESRLQLRLEYRTIEEAARRGSRRALDIRLSAATRRQDVIPALTEHKPDVLHFGGHGAPSGHLLLEEDDGSVAPVAAEALAAVLHAVGGVSVVVLNACHLGRYAKVLAPHAQEVIGSPERLADQDALAFCRDYYAALALGASWEGAFDRGRAGVGLGPRGLPDLRREVRAREGDTV
- a CDS encoding HesA/MoeB/ThiF family protein codes for the protein MTGDRFARHALIPGWDQKRLAGATVVLAGAGALGNTVAQTLALSGLGRLVVCDPDTVAVSNLSRCPLFRAADVGRPKARVLARALTDLAPDTVVDAREAPHVSGAGLAELRAADLVVGALDSRAARIALAGRCTLAGTGMLDGGTHAWGGEVAWFPPGGRCWACGLGPAERAVQDDPWSCAAPGPAGAVGASAPVSALVGTWLADFAVRLLLGLSVPDAPLRIDAAGLAVPLSGTAPRDRPDPGCPLHERLPDGVPVLPLDHGATVAELLDHVDMREEPLTWAGFSRPVRRRAAVPAVTSRLRSAPASARLSALGVAPREVLPVARRDGSGLRYVELAATAAEPVGAPGESGQERRATTEGAG
- a CDS encoding ubiquitin-conjugating enzyme E2, producing the protein MRDELYNELERVINPREGEIILRTIGFPESRLPSVDATSRVYWSEARRLIDAGVLVDGEAQLARAVHNEYPGNALFRASVEALEPVTEPPTPPRAEPHATHPGSAGPSGAERYPTLVFVCSTHHAAFIHEVREVDPQAEMFFVSQGEEAQVGQIAMSLTYELAPGQIDALRGRLVGAGAPADLELLQEVYDHRPYLLEALRVNGPDQQPYDLAGVPSITPVRDIAAAVLAHYEGRMGRRPRTVVDHQQPDGSFRRLDPAQSLHEAGVREGETLNVYPEATAGNAQLRMQAIIRVREEMQRYADQHADFEIVDTDDPEFPTDYEIRFKGSGLRLPDQQNANTFPRPELQERHNALILLGPDFPLVAPAVFWLSPIFHPNIKGPDPQYPQAEGAVCLGVLAHSWRPALDFGQLCQMLVDMAGYRNYEITDSFNPIAAYWAQTEEGAAMIEAIGGKPPMAAPPPEDGALRVGALRIRPTDGVADGT
- a CDS encoding JAB N-terminal domain-containing protein — encoded protein: MALDIELFRGESRQLVRTEALISLLKPAFAAETAPFKGNARFVLMLRNDPGPDTYEGDPHLTNLRADFGYIHVKIHMEGRVVHQKPYSVNSLVGPILARLARELAPEERRWAFRIAGLPSPEDDDSAQRLPPVVDGTDDIDTSRSTRLAFGIRPAAEPQIPLLDLAEYGIELTDTEAPVTVLLGAGVRRRLMEMELSTEIEEGGFLVGRAFRRADVPELHAVIVDEVLPAEHSGASLMHFTFTGDSFGAMNRTLGDRQLVGWYHTHLFQTERTIGLSRTDIDLHRDTFRRPWQVAALINLTSRRRVLTCYASSDDWMAPCPIRNLDDDADKHRSTHPSLGHH